The following proteins are encoded in a genomic region of Populus trichocarpa isolate Nisqually-1 chromosome 13, P.trichocarpa_v4.1, whole genome shotgun sequence:
- the LOC7473318 gene encoding protein BONZAI 3 isoform X2 gives MGLCFSDVRGGKQAIGGTSQQNPNSNNNAAHNDAVDFFFKSNGQQALFTQVELSLSASNLLDRDITSKSDPMVVLFAKKRDGKLEEVGRTEVMLNNLNPTWIQKITIAYQFEMVQPLVFHVYDVDTSYHNKPVKIVTRQNRTLTIQLQNRNGHGILRKLGTLTAHAEETIASRTTVELTLRCCHLANKDLFSLSDPFLRISRMVEGGGSVPICKTEVVNNNLNPMWRPLCLSMQQFGSKETPLVIECFDFNSSGNHVLIGKLQKSVADLETLHREKNGANFVIPSSHVREKVLKGQLFVDRFLEKEQYSFLDYISSGFELNFMVAVDFTASNGNPRNPESLHYIDPSGRLNSYQQAIMEVGQVIQFYDSDRRFPAWGFGGKTPAGTVSHCFNLNGSASFEVEGVDGIMAAYATALHNVSLSGPTLFGPVINTAAQIAGQSVSNNNGKYLVLLIITDGVITDMQETKDSLVRASDLPLSILIVGVGGADFTQMEILDADNGERLQSSTGRVATRDIVQFVPMREVNSGQISVVQALLEELPGQFLTYFRSRDIKPHARHVC, from the exons atgggaCTTTGTTTTTCTGATGTACGAGGAGGGAAACAAGCAATAGGAGGGACATCCCAACAAAATCCCAACAGTAACAACAATGCTGCCCACAATGATGCTGttgatttcttcttcaagtCCAATGGCCAACAGGCTCTTTTTACCCAAGTTGAG TTGTCTTTATCAGCATCAAACTTGCTTGATCGTGACATCACATCCAAG AGTGACCCAATGGTAGTTTTGTTCGCAAAGAAAAGGGATGGGAAACTAGAGGAAGTCGGTAGAACAGAAGTCATGTTGAACAACTTAAATCCTACTTGGATTCAAAAGATTACAATTGCTTATCAATTTGAGATGGTTCAGCCACTTGT CTTTCATGTCTATGATGTGGATACCAGCTATCACAATAAACCAGTGAAG ATAGTGACAAGACAGAATCGTACATTAACTATTCAACTCCAGAACAGAAATGGGCATGGAATCCTCCGAAAGTTAGGGACTCTCACTGCCCATGCAGAGGAAACAATTGCTTCAAGAACTACTGTCGAGTTAACACTACGGTGTTGTCACTTGGCTAACAAAGATTTATTTTCCCTGAGT GACCCCTTCTTAAGAATATCTAGAATGGTAGAGGGTGGAGGTTCTGTGCCTATATGCAAGACTGAGGTGGTGAACAACAATCTGAATCCAATGTGGAGGCCTCTATGCCTAAGTATGCAGCAGTTTGGGAGCAAG GAAACCCCCCTTGTTATTGAGTGCTTTGATTTCAACAGCAGTGGAAATCATGTGCTAATTGG TAAGCTTCAGAAATCAGTGGCAGACCTGGAAACTCTTCACAGAGAAAAAAATGGTGCTAATTTCGTTATACCGTCCAGCCATGTTCGTGAGAAG GTGCTGAAGGGTCAGCTGTTTGTGGATCGATTTTTGGAGAAGGAACAGTATAGTTTTCTGGATTATATTTCGAGTGGCTTTGAGCTAAATTTTATGGTTGCTGTTGACTTTACAG CTTCAAATGGAAATCCTCGAAATCCAGAGTCCTTGCACTACATAGATCCTTCAGGCCGGTTGAATTCTTACCAGCAG GCTATAATGGAAGTAGGGCAGGTCATACAATTTTATGATTCTGATAGGCGTTTTCCTGCTTGGGGCTTTGGAGGAAAGACACCTGCTGGAACAGTATCTCATTGTTTCAACTTGAATGGCAGTGCAAGCTTTGAG GTCGAGGGCGTTGACGGCATCATGGCTGCTTATGCAACTGCTCTACACAATGTTTCTCTTTCTGGACCCACTTTATTTGGCCCGGTGATCAACACAGCAGCACAAATTGCTGGTCAGTCTGTCTCAAACAACAATGGCAAGTATCTTGTCTTGCTCATTATAACG GATGGAGTTATCACAGATATGCAAGAAACTAAAGATTCTTTGGTGAGGGCATCTGATCTTCCTCTATCAATTCTTATAGTTGGAGTAGGAGGTGCAGACTTTACACAAATGGAG ATCCTTGATGCTGATAACGGAGAACGATTACAGAGTTCTACTGGTCGGGTGGCTACACGAGATATTGTACAATTTGTCCCAATGCGAGAAGTGAACA GTGGACAGATTTCTGTCGTTCAAGCTCTTTTGGAAGAGCTGCCTGGACAGTTTTTGACCTATTTCAGGTCTAGAGATATCAAACCACATGCTCGTCATGTTTGCTAG
- the LOC7473318 gene encoding protein BONZAI 3 isoform X1 has translation MGLCFSDVRGGKQAIGGTSQQNPNSNNNAAHNDAVDFFFKSNGQQALFTQVELSLSASNLLDRDITSKSDPMVVLFAKKRDGKLEEVGRTEVMLNNLNPTWIQKITIAYQFEMVQPLVFHVYDVDTSYHNKPVKSLKLKDQEFLGEATCVLSEIVTRQNRTLTIQLQNRNGHGILRKLGTLTAHAEETIASRTTVELTLRCCHLANKDLFSLSDPFLRISRMVEGGGSVPICKTEVVNNNLNPMWRPLCLSMQQFGSKETPLVIECFDFNSSGNHVLIGKLQKSVADLETLHREKNGANFVIPSSHVREKVLKGQLFVDRFLEKEQYSFLDYISSGFELNFMVAVDFTASNGNPRNPESLHYIDPSGRLNSYQQAIMEVGQVIQFYDSDRRFPAWGFGGKTPAGTVSHCFNLNGSASFEVEGVDGIMAAYATALHNVSLSGPTLFGPVINTAAQIAGQSVSNNNGKYLVLLIITDGVITDMQETKDSLVRASDLPLSILIVGVGGADFTQMEILDADNGERLQSSTGRVATRDIVQFVPMREVNSGQISVVQALLEELPGQFLTYFRSRDIKPHARHVC, from the exons atgggaCTTTGTTTTTCTGATGTACGAGGAGGGAAACAAGCAATAGGAGGGACATCCCAACAAAATCCCAACAGTAACAACAATGCTGCCCACAATGATGCTGttgatttcttcttcaagtCCAATGGCCAACAGGCTCTTTTTACCCAAGTTGAG TTGTCTTTATCAGCATCAAACTTGCTTGATCGTGACATCACATCCAAG AGTGACCCAATGGTAGTTTTGTTCGCAAAGAAAAGGGATGGGAAACTAGAGGAAGTCGGTAGAACAGAAGTCATGTTGAACAACTTAAATCCTACTTGGATTCAAAAGATTACAATTGCTTATCAATTTGAGATGGTTCAGCCACTTGT CTTTCATGTCTATGATGTGGATACCAGCTATCACAATAAACCAGTGAAG TCACTGAAGTTGAAGGATCAGGAATTTTTGGGAGAAGCCACCTGTGTTTTGTCTGAG ATAGTGACAAGACAGAATCGTACATTAACTATTCAACTCCAGAACAGAAATGGGCATGGAATCCTCCGAAAGTTAGGGACTCTCACTGCCCATGCAGAGGAAACAATTGCTTCAAGAACTACTGTCGAGTTAACACTACGGTGTTGTCACTTGGCTAACAAAGATTTATTTTCCCTGAGT GACCCCTTCTTAAGAATATCTAGAATGGTAGAGGGTGGAGGTTCTGTGCCTATATGCAAGACTGAGGTGGTGAACAACAATCTGAATCCAATGTGGAGGCCTCTATGCCTAAGTATGCAGCAGTTTGGGAGCAAG GAAACCCCCCTTGTTATTGAGTGCTTTGATTTCAACAGCAGTGGAAATCATGTGCTAATTGG TAAGCTTCAGAAATCAGTGGCAGACCTGGAAACTCTTCACAGAGAAAAAAATGGTGCTAATTTCGTTATACCGTCCAGCCATGTTCGTGAGAAG GTGCTGAAGGGTCAGCTGTTTGTGGATCGATTTTTGGAGAAGGAACAGTATAGTTTTCTGGATTATATTTCGAGTGGCTTTGAGCTAAATTTTATGGTTGCTGTTGACTTTACAG CTTCAAATGGAAATCCTCGAAATCCAGAGTCCTTGCACTACATAGATCCTTCAGGCCGGTTGAATTCTTACCAGCAG GCTATAATGGAAGTAGGGCAGGTCATACAATTTTATGATTCTGATAGGCGTTTTCCTGCTTGGGGCTTTGGAGGAAAGACACCTGCTGGAACAGTATCTCATTGTTTCAACTTGAATGGCAGTGCAAGCTTTGAG GTCGAGGGCGTTGACGGCATCATGGCTGCTTATGCAACTGCTCTACACAATGTTTCTCTTTCTGGACCCACTTTATTTGGCCCGGTGATCAACACAGCAGCACAAATTGCTGGTCAGTCTGTCTCAAACAACAATGGCAAGTATCTTGTCTTGCTCATTATAACG GATGGAGTTATCACAGATATGCAAGAAACTAAAGATTCTTTGGTGAGGGCATCTGATCTTCCTCTATCAATTCTTATAGTTGGAGTAGGAGGTGCAGACTTTACACAAATGGAG ATCCTTGATGCTGATAACGGAGAACGATTACAGAGTTCTACTGGTCGGGTGGCTACACGAGATATTGTACAATTTGTCCCAATGCGAGAAGTGAACA GTGGACAGATTTCTGTCGTTCAAGCTCTTTTGGAAGAGCTGCCTGGACAGTTTTTGACCTATTTCAGGTCTAGAGATATCAAACCACATGCTCGTCATGTTTGCTAG
- the LOC7473888 gene encoding DCD domain-containing protein NRP-A — protein MEQEFNNTKAENLAEVSMKSQSMDNNNLETENPTEALSKSLSETNNNEDGNHAEASTKDQSSRKRTPKPLRANSIAIKKSSTSNSLKSKKAKSSPKIQGKNRKKNLLQSNEESRKNEHGDAKNLNSSEKNVSDKERIEKGQENQKNQERLVGSNKGRKNQKREEKLGGSDKSSTSEKNKGKLDGKEKNEQDEKKKEKLGGMIFMCSAKTKPDCFRYRVMGVTMNKKELILGVKPGLKLFLYDFDLKLMYGIYEASSSGGVKLEPRAFGGSFPVQVRFDVHKDCYPINESVFKKAIKDNYNEKNKFKTELTVQQVRKLSALFPPVRAPVHSPLTVTVQDRELYAGARELRIHSDRKAFARANYDARSYPVLSDVRDRRVEYREVGSTQRDEIPRDLFMSEKDYRTYGLSGERRTYGLSGEGINLPPSLHMSSTLDPYSRDQEREHLLRQPYPIYRDMVPLQREAVVADPFYLNQAYNPGGIRELLPATTSITATTSGSSLPALDPYTRDPYYTYHYGASSADAYLPPPRRDEVSSGSYYADGPRETCLFEADHLRRRATDQVDRLYSTNAADASSNYNQLLQYHGAKPETAPPSVSSRYSFAGPSVPYR, from the exons ATGGAACAAGAGTTTAACAATACAAAAGCTGAGAATCTGGCTGAAGTCTCCATGAAATCGCAGTCAATGGATAATAACAATCTGGAAACTGAGAATCCTACAGAAGCATTGTCTAAGTCACTGTCTGAAACGAACAACAATGAAGATGGAAATCATGCTGAAGCGTCAACTAAAGATCAATCATCCAGAAAAAGAACCCCCAAACCATTGAGGGCTAATTCTATagctataaaaaaatcttcaactagCAATTCTTTGAAGTCCAAGAAAGCTAAAAGCAGTCcaaaaattcaaggaaaaaacagaaagaagaaTCTCTTACAAAGCAACGAAGAAAGTAGAAAAAATGAGCATGGTGATGCTAAAAACCTAAATTCAAGTGAAAAGAACGTTTCTGACAAAGAGCGCATTGAGAAGGGCCAAGAGAATCAAAAGAACCAAGAAAGGTTAGTTGGGTCAAATAAGGGTCGAAAGAACCAAAAGAGGGAAGAAAAGCTTGGTGGCTCAGATAAAAGCTCAAcgagtgaaaaaaacaaagggaaacttgatgggaaagaaaagaatgaacaggatgagaagaagaaagaaaagcttgGTGGTATGATCTTTATGTGCAGTGCAAAGACAAAGCCAGATTGCTTCCGCTATCGTGTCATGGGTGTCACAATGAATAAAAAGGAACTCATATTGGGTGTGAAACCTGGACTTAAGCTTTTCCTgtatgattttgatctgaaacttATGTATGGTATCTATGAAGCATCCTCTTCTGGTGGAGTAAAATTGGAGCCCAGGGCATTTGGTGGTTCCTTTCCAGTTcag GTGCGTTTTGATGTTCACAAGGACTGCTATCCAATCAATGAGAGTGTTTTCAAGAAGGCTATAAAGGACAACTATAATGAGAAGAACAAGTTTAAAACAGAACTTACTGTTCAGCAG GTTCGGAAGCTCAGTGCACTATTCCCACCAGTTAGAGCGCCTGTCCACTCTCCACTAACTGTAACTGTTCAGGATAGAGAACTTTATGCGGGAGCAAGAGAGTTGCGGATCCATTCAGATAGGAAAGCATTTGCTAGAGCCAATTATGATGCTAGAAGTTATCCTGTGCTCTCTGATGTAAGGGATCGACGTGTTGAGTACAGGGAGGTGGGCTCTACACAAAGAGATGAGATTCCACGTGATTTATTTATGAGTGAAAAGGATTATCGAACTTATGGCCTTTCAGGAGAGAGAAGAACTTATGGCCTTTCAGGAGAGGGAATAAACTTGCCTCCCTCTCTTCATATGTCGTCTACTCTAGACCCATACTCGAGAGACCAGGAAAGAGAGCACCTTCTTAGACAGCCTTACCCTATATACAGAGACATGGTACCTTTGCAGAGAGAAGCTGTTGTGGCCGATCCTTTCTACTTGAATCAGGCATATAATCCTGGTGGTATACGTGAATTGCTGCCAGCTACTACTTCGATAACCGCAACTACATCTGGTTCTTCTCTCCCTGCTTTGGACCCATATACAAGGGATCCATATTATACTTACCATTATGGTGCTTCATCTGCAGATGCATATCTGCCACCTCCAAGGAGAGATGAAGTTTCTTCAGGTTCCTATTATGCTGATGGTCCTAGAGAGACTTGCCTATTTGAGGCTGATCACTTGCGTAGGAGGGCAACTGATCAAGTGGATAGATTATACTCAACAAATGCTGCTGATGCCTCATCAAATTATAACCAGCTACTCCAGTACCATGGAGCCAAGCCTGAAACCGCACCTCCATCAGTTTCATCTCGGTACTCCTTTGCCGGTCCATCCGTCCCTTATCGCTAA
- the LOC7473889 gene encoding uncharacterized protein LOC7473889, with translation MLKQVFGKVLNKGFFANGGDKLRPGLYVPNTGFHNGQAHCAPRSFFGVEDFLDDDNSRPYTYQKGKKSKNPNKHLSFKQRTVAYMEPFTLDVFISKRFVSASLTHRVTSKQVAVAGTNSKDIKAVLKSRSDIPACLAVGQILADRAREADVYTASYTPRERDKFEGKIRAVVQSLIDNGIDVKIYLD, from the exons ATGTTGAAGCAAGTTTTTGGAAAGGTTTTGAACAAGGGTTTTTTTGCAAATGGAGGAGATAAGTTAAGGCCTGGGTTGTATGTGCCTAATACTGGATTCCACAATGGACAG GCTCATTGTGCACCCAGAAGCTTTTTTGGGGTGGAAGATTTCCTTGATGATGATAACAGCAGGCCATACACGTACCAGAAAGGGAAAAAGTCGAAGAACCCAAACAAGCATTTATCATTTAAACAGCGGACTGTAGCATACATGGAGCCATTTACacttgatgtttttatttcaaagcgTTTCGTTTCAGCATCGCTCACTCATAGAGTGACCAGTAAGCAGGTAGCAGTTGCTGGTACCAACTCTAAAGACATTAAAGCTGTGCTCAAGTCCCGCTCAGACATTCCTGCATGTTTAGCCGTTGGGCAAATCTTAGCTGATAGAGCGAGAGAAGCTGATGTATATACTGCCTCTTATACTCCGAGGGAAAGGGACAAGTTTGAAGGAAAGATCAGAGCAGTGGTTCAGTCTCTCATTGATAATGGGATTGATGTTAAAATTTATCTTGACTGA
- the LOC7473890 gene encoding uncharacterized protein LOC7473890 has protein sequence MECNKDEAIRAKDIADRKMQNGDFEGARKIALKARQLYPELDNISQMLAVCEVHCSAQNKLNGSDMDWYGILQIERFSDEAVIKKQYRKFALTLHPDKNKFAGAEAAFKLIGEANRVLTDPAKRSLYDMKCRGSLRPAAPKPTSHKTNWNSISKKQHDANKFSSAPQRPTFWTCCSSCNMRYQYFKELQNKTLRCQNCQNSFIAVNLYIHGVPCGSPWSQFPNQNGVPNQGPSKVAPQSNSGNPSDASFPDRFRPVDIGGSSKLNEVKSGNNMKNCGGSKPSQKANGYVNVGVQTGKGVPTKPKDLGSSKVASRKRGKQSQVESSEGFETASSDEDVVVQENYSTISGQNSGSCGGNQPRRSSRQKQNVSYKEKIIDDDDFVSSSPKRPRVSRSSSATKEEMMHNKEHLSAAAAAAVDRNKKEAKQKASSTLEESLSNRERRTEVYEMKGEEPSMVEKADAQSDNKDGMPKVDDTSNVFSNEPLFSETLEIPDPDFSNFENDKEESCFAVNQVWAIYDTTDGMPRFYARVKKVLSPGFKLQITWLEASSDVAHEKDWSDKDLPVACGKFERGGSQRTADRAMFSHQVCCINGSSRGSYLIYPKKGEIWALFKGWEMKWSSEPEKHRPPYMFEFVEVLSDFDENFGIGVAYLHKVKGFVSIFQRAAHDGVIQFCIPPTELYKFSHRIPSFRMSGKEGEGVPAGSFELDPASLPSNLDDLGDPIDTKMEKENVDSQSTNSWSQSPKGELKSTNKKICTPKKNKTGPERVSSIFGKSSIDGNVAVAGLFANNKDSRKVINTGNLAQSGRIDISSPAKERIETPRKQDKSELAADALTPRRSPRDLSKRNSQVSANQDTEENTAANNDISNGKPSLLSKPDDKMFVKDGGSIGLILSPISPGRKVVELEVQCYNFEREKSEDKFQLDQIWALYSNEDGLPRNYGQIKVIDSTPNFRLHVAMLEVCWPPKDATRPVCCGTFKVKNGKNKVLSASKFSHLLKAQSIGNSRYEIHPRKGEIWALCKTWNSSDGESDIVEVLEDNECSVKVVVLIRAKLHESANRNKHFYWAPRIQRSITRVLDIPRGEFSRFSHQCSAFKHTGKKDRCERSYWEIDPSSIITNPVVLVD, from the coding sequence ATGGAATGCAACAAAGATGAGGCCATCAGAGCAAAGGATATTGCAGATAGGAAAATGCAAAATGGTGATTTCGAAGGGGCAAGGAAGATTGCATTGAAAGCGAGGCAACTCTACCCCGAACTAGATAATATTTCCCAAATGTTGGCAGTCTGTGAGGTTCAttgctctgcacaaaacaaattaaatgggTCAGATATGGATTGGTATGGAATTCTCCAGATCGAGCGCTTTTCTGATGAGGCAGTCATCAAGAAGCAATACAGAAAGTTTGCGCTTACGCTTCATCCTGACAAGAACAAGTTTGCTGGTGCAGAGGCAGCTTTCAAGCTGATTGGTGAAGCTAATAGGGTGCTTACAGATCCAGCCAAGCGTTCTTTGTATGATATGAAGTGTAGAGGTTCATTGAGACCTGCTGCACCAAAGCCAACATCCCATAAGACAAATTGGAATTCCATTAGCAAGAAGCAGCACGACGCTAACAAGTTTTCTAGTGCTCCACAGCGGCCGACATTCTGGACGTGCTGTTCCTCTTGTAATATGAGGTACCAGTACTTCAAAGAGCTTCAGAATAAAACATTGCGCTGTCAAAATTGCCAGAACTCTTTCATTGCTGTCAATTTGTATATCCATGGCGTGCCATGTGGATCTCCCTGGAGTCAGTTCCCCAATCAGAATGGAGTTCCAAATCAAGGGCCTTCTAAAGTTGCTCCACAAAGTAACAGTGGAAACCCTTCTGATGCTAGTTTTCCAGACAGGTTTAGACCAGTTGACATTGGTGGGAGTTCTAAACTGAATGAGGTGAAATCAggaaataacatgaaaaattgtGGTGGTTCTAAACCATCACAGAAAGCCAACGGGTATGTGAATGTGGGAGTACAAACAGGGAAAGGTGTTCCTACCAAACCCAAAGATCTGGGAAGTTCAAAAGTTGCAAGCAGGAAGAGAGGAAAACAGTCTCAAGTAGAATCTAGTGAGGGTTTTGAAACAGCAAGCAGTGATGAAGACGTGGTTGTTCAAGAAAATTACAGTACTATTTCTGGACAGAATTCAGGATCCTGTGGAGGTAATCAACCTAGGAGATCTTCAAGGCAAAAGCAGAATGTTTCttacaaggaaaaaataattgatgatgatgattttgtcTCCTCCTCACCAAAACGACCAAGGGTGAGTAGATCCTCTAGTGCCACTAAAGAGGAGATGATGCACAATAAAGAGCATCTttcagctgctgctgctgctgcagtgGATAGAAATAAGAAAGAGGCCAAGCAAAAGGCAAGTTCAACTCTGGAAGAAAGCTTGTCAAATAGGGAAAGGAGAACTGAAGTTTATGAGATGAAGGGGGAGGAACCATCCATGGTGGAGAAAGCAGACGCACAATCAGATAATAAAGATGGAATGCCCAAAGTTGATGACACCTCTAACGTGTTTTCTAATGAACCACTATTCTCAGAGACCCTAGAGATCCCTGATCCAGATTTCAGTAATTTTGAGAATGACAAGGAAGAAAGCTGTTTTGCTGTTAATCAAGTGTGGGCTATTTATGATACAACAGATGGCATGCCAAGATTTTATGCTCGGGTCAAGAAAGTTCTCTCACCTGGTTTCAAGCTGCAGATAACTTGGCTGGAAGCTAGCTCAGATGTTGCACATGAGAAAGACTGGTCTGACAAGGATTTGCCTGTTGCATGTGGTAAGTTTGAAAGGGGGGGCTCTCAAAGAACTGCAGATCGTGCTATGTTCTCTCATCAGGTGTGCTGTATAAATGGCAGTAGCAGAGGCAGTTATTTGATATATCCTAAAAAGGGGGAAATCTGGGCGCTCTTCAAGGGTTGGGAAATGAAATGGAGTTCCGAACCAGAAAAACATAGACCACCTTACATGTTTGAATTTGTGGAGGTCCTATCGGATTTTGATGAAAACTTCGGCATTGGGGTTGCTTATTTGCATAAAGTGAAAGGATTTGTCAGCATTTTTCAGCGAGCTGCTCATGATGGGGTTATCCAATTTTGCATTCCACCAACTGAGCTGTACAAGTTCTCACACCGAATCCCTTCATTTAGAATGTCTGGCAAGGAAGGAGAGGGTGTCCCTGCTGGGTCTTTTGAACTTGATCCTGCTTCTCTGCCTAGCAATCTTGATGACCTTGGTGATCCCATTGATACTAAGATGGAGAAGGAAAATGTGGATAGTCAATCAACTAATTCTTGGTCTCAATCTCCCAAAGGTGAACTGAAATCCACAAACAAGAAGATTTGCACGCCTAAGAAAAATAAGACAGGGCCAGAAAGAGTGAGCTCAATCTTTGGAAAATCTTCTATAGACGGAAATGTAGCTGTTGCAGGTCTATTTGCAAACAACAAGGACAGCAGGAAAGTCATAAACACTGGCAACCTTGCCCAGTCTGGAAGAATTGATATTTCATCTCCAGCTAAAGAGAGGATTGAAACCCCTAGGAAACAGGATAAGAGTGAACTTGCAGCTGATGCCTTGACACCTAGAAGATCTCCCAGGGATTTAAGCAAGAGAAATAGTCAAGTTAGTGCTAATCAGGATACCGAAGAGAATACTGCAGCTAACAATGATATAAGCAATGGGAAACCAAGTTTGTTGAGTAAACCTGATGATAAGATGTTTGTGAAGGATGGTGGTTCAATTGGTCTCATATTAAGCCCTATATCTCCAGGTCGTAAAGTTGTAGAACTAGAAGTACAGTGCTATAATTTTGAGAGGGAAAAGTCAGAGGATAAATTTCAGCTTGATCAAATATGGGCACTTTACAGCAATGAGGATGGGCTGCCCAGGAATTATGGTCAAATCAAGGTGATTGATTCTACCCCTAATTTCAGATTGCACGTGGCAATGCTTGAAGTGTGCTGGCCTCCAAAAGATGCAACGAGGCCTGTTTGTTGTGGGacatttaaagttaaaaatggtaaaaacaaGGTGCTCTCTGCTTCCAAATTTTCTCATCTGTTGAAAGCTCAATCCATTGGTAACAGCAGGTATGAAATTCACCCCAGAAAAGGTGAGATATGGGCACTGTGTAAGACCTGGAATAGCTCTGATGGAGAATCTGACATTGTTGAAGTTCTGGAAGATAATGAGTGCAGTGTGAAAGTTGTAGTTTTGATTCGTGCTAAACTACATGAATCTGCTAATAGAAATAAACATTTTTACTGGGCTCCTAGAATCCAAAGATCAATTACCAGGGTTCTGGATATACCACGCGGCGAGTTTAGTAGATTTTCACATCAGTGTTCTGCTTTCAAGCACACTGGAAAGAAAGATAGGTGCGAAAGAAGCTATTGGGAGATTGATCCTTCATCAATTATTACTAATCCTGTAGTTTTGGTAGATTGA